A single region of the Sorghum bicolor cultivar BTx623 chromosome 9, Sorghum_bicolor_NCBIv3, whole genome shotgun sequence genome encodes:
- the LOC8061290 gene encoding uncharacterized protein LOC8061290 — protein MHVCSSHYKPPSCVTCGILAPCRRALTRLFRVPVSAALSIRAFRFRNLRKAAAARMSSRRRRRGRKTFRSVRAVFWPLVPTSTTPATSTGETEAAPGPAPAPEIVVHETPVVAPVSSPETPAYMKVVARLRLERSAASAGRQEDGDKEEEACRSFETCLMEMLVEEGKTRDLQDVEELLRCWERLKSPVFVELVCRFYDGLCNGMFPAPGDDEVDIGGSGGDGSESMSAA, from the coding sequence ATGCATGTTTGCTCGTCTCATTACAAGCCGCCTTCCTGCGTGACGTGCGGCATCCTCGCGCCATGCCGACGAGCACTCACGCGGCTGTTCCGCGTCCCGGTATCCGCTGCGCTCTCCATTAGGGCCTTCCGCTTCCGTAACCTCCGGAAGGCAGCGGCCGCCAGGATGAGCTCGCGCCGCCGACGTCGCGGCCGCAAGACGTTCCGATCGGTGCGCGCTGTCTTCTGGCCGCTGGTCCCGACGTCGACCACGCCGGCGACCTCTACAGGAGAAACTGAGGCCGCGCCGGGGCCAGCACCGGCACCGGAAATAGTGGTGCACGAGACTCCGGTGGTCGCGCCGGTGTCGTCCCCAGAGACGCCAGCGTACATGAAGGTGGTGGCGCGGCTGCGGTTAGAGAGGAGCGCTGCTAGCGCAGGCAGACAAGAAGACGGGGACAAAGAGGAGGAGGCGTGCCGGAGCTTCGAGACCTGTCTGATGGAGATGCTGGTGGAGGAGGGGAAAACGAGGGACCTGCAGGACGTGGAGGAGCTCCTGCGGTGCTGGGAGCGCCTCAAGTCgccggtcttcgtcgagctggtGTGCAGGTTCTATGACGGGCTCTGCAATGGCATGTTCCCCGCGCCAGGGGATGACGAAGTTGAcatcggcggcagcggcggcgatgGCTCTGAGTCCATGTCTGCTGCTTGA